One genomic segment of Pedobacter endophyticus includes these proteins:
- a CDS encoding MGMT family protein, protein MDATFYEQVYEIARLIPAGRVTSYGAIAKSLGAAKSSRMVGHAMSYAGTAHPQVPAHRVVNSSGLLTGKFHFNPPELMEELLLKEGVQVKNDKIVDFKKVFWNPLEEIV, encoded by the coding sequence ATGGATGCGACTTTTTACGAACAGGTTTACGAAATTGCCCGGCTCATTCCTGCCGGCCGGGTAACTTCTTATGGCGCCATCGCCAAAAGCCTGGGCGCCGCAAAATCGTCGAGAATGGTTGGGCATGCCATGAGCTATGCCGGCACTGCTCATCCTCAAGTGCCTGCGCATCGGGTTGTAAACAGCAGCGGATTGCTTACCGGAAAGTTCCATTTTAACCCTCCAGAGTTAATGGAAGAACTGCTTTTAAAAGAAGGCGTACAGGTTAAGAACGACAAAATAGTCGATTTCAAAAAGGTATTCTGGAATCCGCTCGAAGAGATTGTTTAA
- a CDS encoding carboxymuconolactone decarboxylase family protein, with translation MGNLVEEFNNYREKMNDRIMETANTNIKRFFALDTTSYAEGALDVKTKEMLGLVASMVLRCDDCIKYHLGKCHEAGVNTDEMNEIFMIANLVGGSIVIPHYRRAVEYWDELLASPKS, from the coding sequence ATGGGAAATCTGGTAGAAGAATTCAATAACTATCGTGAGAAAATGAACGATAGAATTATGGAGACCGCTAACACAAATATAAAACGTTTTTTCGCATTAGACACTACTTCTTACGCGGAAGGTGCTCTTGATGTTAAAACAAAGGAAATGCTCGGGCTGGTTGCATCGATGGTTTTGCGTTGCGATGACTGCATTAAATACCACCTGGGTAAATGCCACGAAGCCGGCGTAAACACCGACGAAATGAATGAAATTTTTATGATTGCCAATCTAGTTGGGGGCAGCATCGTTATTCCACATTACCGAAGAGCCGTTGAGTATTGGGATGAGCTTTTGGCGAGTCCGAAGTCTTAA
- a CDS encoding four helix bundle protein, with translation MGKFRDLIVYKKGFSLLMEIFTITSGFPKNEQYSLVDQIRRCSRSVCANLAEAYRKRKYPNHFVSKLSDSDTENGETQTWLEFALACKYITTDEFNILNNQAEEVAKLLVYMMKNPEKFITKLS, from the coding sequence ATGGGAAAATTTAGAGACCTGATTGTATATAAAAAAGGTTTTTCATTATTGATGGAGATCTTTACCATAACAAGCGGCTTTCCTAAAAATGAACAATATAGTTTAGTTGACCAAATCAGAAGATGTTCTCGAAGTGTATGCGCCAACTTAGCCGAAGCTTATCGAAAGCGAAAATACCCAAATCATTTTGTAAGTAAACTTTCCGATTCAGACACTGAAAATGGCGAAACTCAAACATGGCTTGAATTTGCACTGGCATGTAAATATATCACCACAGATGAATTTAATATTCTTAACAACCAGGCAGAAGAAGTGGCGAAGTTGCTTGTTTATATGATGAAAAACCCTGAAAAATTTATAACCAAACTTTCTTAA
- a CDS encoding DNA-3-methyladenine glycosylase I, whose protein sequence is MTTQNSEPKTLNSQLSTPNSELITQDSKTRCTWATSDPLYIKYHDEEWGKPVYDDKTLFEFLILEGAQAGLSWITILRRRDSYRKAFADFDVKKVAAFDEKDVERLMNDAGIIRNKLKVNGAITNAKLFIEIQKEFGSFSKYIWGFIPDGKPIENKIEKMSDVPPRTELSDKISKDMKKRGFKFFGTTICYAHMQATGMVNDHLLTCCAR, encoded by the coding sequence ATGACAACTCAAAACTCCGAACCTAAAACTCTAAACTCTCAACTCAGTACTCCAAACTCTGAACTCATTACTCAAGACTCCAAAACCCGTTGCACCTGGGCTACTTCCGATCCGCTGTATATCAAATATCACGATGAAGAATGGGGTAAGCCTGTTTACGATGATAAAACCTTATTTGAATTTCTGATTCTCGAAGGCGCACAAGCCGGTTTGAGTTGGATTACCATCCTTCGGCGGCGAGATAGCTACAGAAAAGCCTTTGCCGATTTTGATGTAAAAAAAGTAGCCGCTTTTGATGAAAAAGATGTCGAACGCCTGATGAACGACGCAGGTATCATTCGGAACAAGCTAAAAGTTAATGGTGCCATTACAAACGCCAAATTGTTTATCGAAATTCAAAAGGAGTTCGGGAGTTTCTCCAAATACATCTGGGGATTCATTCCAGACGGCAAACCTATCGAAAACAAGATAGAAAAAATGAGCGATGTGCCTCCCCGAACGGAATTATCAGATAAAATAAGCAAGGATATGAAAAAACGAGGATTCAAGTTTTTTGGCACCACCATTTGCTATGCACATATGCAGGCCACCGGAATGGTAAACGATCATTTGCTAACCTGCTGTGCCAGGTAA
- a CDS encoding GNAT family N-acetyltransferase, with amino-acid sequence MLRKIEENDLEDIYRGLSNPEVIKYYGIHYDSLPETLKQLQWFKALEENKTGIWWAICDKNDGHFIGAIGFNNLSNQHKKIEIGFWLLPKFWGKGLIHEAAEVICNYAFDDLGINRIEAFVESENNNSKKALAKLLFEYEGTMKSCEIKNGKFISLAIYAKLNHRTSVSRKTT; translated from the coding sequence ATGCTAAGGAAAATAGAAGAAAATGATCTGGAAGATATTTATCGGGGTCTTTCAAATCCCGAAGTGATTAAATATTATGGAATACATTACGATAGCTTACCTGAAACCTTAAAACAATTACAATGGTTTAAAGCGCTTGAAGAAAATAAAACCGGAATTTGGTGGGCAATTTGTGATAAAAATGATGGCCATTTTATTGGAGCAATTGGATTTAACAACTTAAGTAATCAACATAAAAAAATCGAAATTGGATTTTGGTTGCTGCCAAAGTTTTGGGGCAAGGGGCTAATTCACGAGGCAGCTGAAGTGATTTGTAATTATGCGTTCGATGATTTAGGGATTAACAGGATAGAGGCCTTTGTGGAGTCTGAGAACAATAACTCCAAAAAAGCGCTAGCAAAGCTATTATTTGAATACGAAGGAACGATGAAGAGCTGCGAAATAAAAAACGGAAAATTCATCAGTTTAGCTATTTATGCCAAACTAAACCACCGTACTTCTGTTTCCCGTAAAACAACATAA
- the polA gene encoding DNA polymerase I yields the protein MNNKKLFLLDGMALMYRAHFALSKNPRLTSTGINTSAVMGFTNTLLDVIKKENPTHIAVVFDTEAPTERHTTFEAYKAHRQAMPEDLAAAMPYVIKLITGFNIPVITSDGYEADDIIGTLAKKAEARGFQVFCMTPDKDFAQLVSENIFIYKPARMGNGMEILGVKEVLAKWEIEHVHQVIDILGLWGDAVDNIPGIPGIGEKTAKALIKQYGSMENIIANSHELKGKQRENVENFAEQGLVSKKLATILLDVPVELDEATLELCDPSRDLLEPLFTELEFRTLGRRVFGDEFSVTTARFQEGTQTDLFGNQSGEAIQYTDTLEEEVAEPLPAKNIENTEHDYQLVDTAEKRADLIKLLLAEPTVSFDTETTGTDANTAELVGLSFSIKPGTGYYIPVSAVRAEAQAVVDEFRVILENEQIIKIGQNTKYDILVLKWYGVEVKGKLFDTMLAHYLIDPDTRHGMDVLSENYLGYTPISITKLIGAKGKNQGTMRDVPVEQVVDYAAEDADVTLQLANIFEPKLKELNATKLAEEIENPLVYVLADIEKEGVRIDMDTLRAYSAELEVEIKKSEQSVYDKAGVTFNLASPKQLGEVLFDKLQLDPKAKKTKTGQYQTGEDILTALASKSDIVQDILDFRQMQKLKSTYVDALPLMVNPKTGRVHTSYNQAVAATGRLSSNNPNLQNIPIRTERGREVRKAFIARDENHILLSADYSQIELRIIAEISKEENMLDAFSKGIDIHTATAAKVYGVSIEEVDSTQRRNAKAVNFGIIYGQSAFGLSQNLGIPRKEAAEIIEQYFAQYPGIKRYMSDTMNFARENGFVETIMGRRRYLRDINSANQTVRGFAERNAINAPIQGSAADMIKIAMINIHKEMKAQKLQSTMTMQVHDELVFDVLKTEKDVMKAIIEDKMANAIKLTVPIVVEIGEGDNWLAAH from the coding sequence ATGAATAATAAAAAACTCTTTCTTTTAGATGGAATGGCGCTGATGTACAGGGCGCACTTTGCATTGAGCAAAAACCCTCGTTTAACTTCGACAGGAATCAATACATCGGCAGTAATGGGATTTACCAATACTTTGTTGGATGTAATTAAGAAAGAAAACCCAACACATATTGCCGTAGTTTTCGATACCGAGGCACCAACAGAAAGGCATACCACTTTTGAGGCCTATAAAGCGCACCGCCAGGCCATGCCCGAAGATTTGGCCGCGGCAATGCCCTATGTAATTAAACTGATAACAGGTTTCAATATCCCCGTCATCACCTCCGATGGTTACGAAGCCGACGATATTATTGGTACACTTGCAAAAAAAGCTGAAGCAAGGGGCTTTCAGGTGTTTTGTATGACACCCGATAAGGATTTTGCCCAACTGGTTTCTGAAAATATTTTTATTTACAAACCTGCCCGTATGGGTAATGGCATGGAAATTTTAGGTGTAAAAGAAGTGTTGGCGAAGTGGGAAATTGAACATGTACACCAGGTGATTGACATTTTGGGCCTTTGGGGCGATGCTGTTGATAACATTCCTGGAATTCCGGGAATTGGCGAAAAAACAGCCAAAGCCCTGATTAAGCAGTACGGTTCGATGGAAAATATTATCGCAAACTCGCACGAGCTTAAGGGAAAACAACGCGAAAACGTAGAAAATTTCGCCGAGCAGGGCTTAGTCTCCAAAAAGCTGGCCACCATACTGCTCGATGTGCCGGTTGAATTAGACGAAGCGACTTTAGAACTTTGCGATCCGAGTCGCGATTTGTTAGAGCCTCTATTTACTGAGCTCGAGTTCAGAACACTGGGTCGCAGGGTGTTTGGCGATGAGTTTTCGGTTACCACGGCCCGCTTTCAGGAAGGAACACAAACCGACCTGTTCGGAAACCAATCTGGCGAGGCCATTCAATATACCGATACCCTCGAAGAAGAGGTTGCTGAACCACTTCCAGCAAAAAACATAGAAAATACCGAACACGATTACCAACTTGTAGATACTGCAGAAAAACGTGCCGATTTAATTAAATTGCTGTTGGCCGAACCAACGGTATCTTTCGACACCGAAACAACGGGAACCGATGCCAACACGGCTGAATTGGTAGGACTGTCATTTTCGATAAAACCGGGAACGGGTTATTATATCCCCGTTTCGGCAGTTAGGGCCGAGGCACAGGCCGTTGTTGATGAGTTTAGAGTGATACTTGAAAACGAACAGATTATAAAGATTGGCCAAAACACCAAATACGATATTCTGGTGCTGAAATGGTACGGTGTTGAAGTAAAAGGCAAACTATTTGATACGATGCTGGCCCATTACCTCATCGATCCTGATACCCGCCACGGCATGGATGTATTATCTGAAAATTATTTAGGCTATACGCCCATTTCCATCACCAAACTTATTGGCGCAAAAGGCAAAAACCAGGGAACCATGCGTGATGTTCCGGTAGAACAAGTGGTAGATTATGCCGCCGAAGATGCAGATGTGACCTTGCAGCTGGCCAATATTTTTGAGCCTAAGTTGAAAGAACTCAACGCCACCAAACTGGCCGAAGAAATAGAAAACCCTTTGGTGTACGTGTTGGCCGATATTGAAAAAGAAGGCGTGCGCATAGATATGGATACGCTGAGGGCTTATTCTGCCGAACTGGAAGTTGAGATTAAAAAATCAGAGCAAAGCGTTTACGATAAAGCCGGGGTTACGTTTAATTTAGCTTCGCCGAAACAGTTGGGTGAGGTTTTGTTTGATAAGCTCCAGCTCGACCCAAAAGCCAAAAAAACAAAAACGGGGCAATACCAAACCGGCGAAGACATATTAACCGCATTAGCCAGCAAGAGCGATATTGTGCAGGATATTCTCGATTTCCGCCAGATGCAGAAACTGAAATCGACTTATGTTGATGCATTGCCGCTGATGGTAAACCCCAAAACCGGACGTGTACATACTTCGTACAATCAGGCGGTGGCTGCAACCGGCAGATTGAGCTCTAACAATCCCAATTTGCAGAATATTCCAATTCGTACCGAACGGGGAAGAGAAGTGCGTAAAGCCTTTATTGCCAGAGATGAAAACCACATTTTGTTATCTGCCGATTATTCGCAAATTGAATTGCGCATTATCGCCGAGATCAGCAAAGAAGAAAACATGCTCGATGCATTTAGCAAGGGTATCGATATCCACACGGCAACCGCAGCAAAAGTGTACGGAGTGAGTATTGAAGAGGTTGATAGCACCCAACGCAGAAATGCCAAAGCGGTAAATTTTGGGATTATTTACGGGCAGTCGGCGTTCGGCCTGTCGCAGAATCTGGGCATCCCACGCAAGGAAGCGGCAGAAATCATCGAACAATATTTTGCCCAATATCCCGGCATAAAACGGTACATGAGCGATACCATGAACTTTGCCCGCGAAAACGGCTTTGTAGAAACAATAATGGGCAGAAGACGCTACCTAAGAGACATTAATTCGGCCAACCAAACTGTACGTGGTTTCGCCGAACGAAACGCCATAAATGCACCAATTCAGGGTTCTGCTGCCGACATGATCAAGATTGCAATGATTAACATTCATAAAGAAATGAAAGCACAAAAGCTGCAATCGACCATGACCATGCAAGTACATGATGAGTTGGTTTTCGACGTGCTCAAAACAGAAAAGGACGTTATGAAAGCAATTATAGAAGATAAAATGGCCAATGCCATTAAGCTTACCGTCCCCATTGTTGTCGAAATTGGCGAAGGCGATAACTGGTTGGCAGCACATTAA
- a CDS encoding TonB family protein, producing MKKLTGILRVLFPALLFSLSALGQSDTLVTYSIDGSPTKKADKATSVHKVFVKGGAWVRTTSDKDLVLQKSETFSDRDLQTLNGKYLEYKNGKIHLTGHYLNNQKIGAWISYDSLRRATRSEIFLTNRKNGPYYLYWENGSVKEQGLYLNGERNGDRKMFYDNGNLALKEVYDLESRLIDSAYFTIDGKPTIRDSILTFPQFPGGEKRFYDYIGSSLRYPEEAFKTTTEGKVHVAFDVNEIGELEDIEIISMPGKSLGEEAVRVLKRSPKWIPGTILQKPATIRCKMNVNFILNYLNY from the coding sequence TTGAAAAAATTAACAGGGATTTTACGCGTGCTCTTTCCAGCTCTTTTATTTTCACTTTCTGCATTAGGCCAAAGTGATACATTAGTAACCTATAGTATCGATGGCTCGCCCACCAAAAAGGCAGATAAAGCTACATCCGTTCATAAAGTCTTTGTAAAAGGTGGTGCCTGGGTTAGAACAACCTCGGATAAGGACTTAGTTCTTCAAAAAAGCGAAACATTTTCTGACCGAGATTTGCAAACTTTGAATGGAAAGTATCTAGAATATAAGAATGGCAAAATACACTTAACGGGCCATTATTTAAATAACCAAAAAATCGGCGCCTGGATATCATATGATTCTTTAAGGCGGGCAACCCGCTCCGAAATTTTCCTTACTAACAGAAAAAACGGACCTTATTATCTCTATTGGGAGAATGGCTCAGTTAAGGAACAGGGGCTTTATCTTAATGGAGAAAGAAATGGTGACAGGAAGATGTTTTACGATAACGGAAACCTGGCATTAAAAGAGGTTTATGATTTAGAAAGCAGGCTTATAGATAGCGCTTATTTCACAATAGATGGAAAGCCTACCATCAGAGACTCCATCTTAACTTTTCCTCAGTTTCCCGGTGGTGAGAAACGGTTCTACGATTATATAGGAAGTTCACTTCGCTACCCTGAAGAAGCCTTTAAAACCACCACAGAAGGCAAAGTGCATGTAGCGTTCGATGTCAACGAAATTGGTGAATTAGAAGATATAGAAATTATTTCGATGCCGGGTAAAAGTTTGGGAGAAGAAGCAGTTAGGGTACTTAAGCGATCTCCAAAGTGGATACCCGGCACTATCCTTCAAAAGCCCGCTACCATACGCTGTAAAATGAATGTTAACTTCATTTTGAACTACCTGAATTATTGA
- a CDS encoding metal-dependent hydrolase, producing the protein MKYTYYGQSCFLIEADGKKFLFDPFIKSNPLAKDVDTSAIEADYILVSHGHGDHVADLVELAKQTNAEVIAMVEVAKWIKEQGVDKVTDINFGTQKFPFGKLRTVWAVHSSSNPDGSYGGNPAGFVLELERKQIYFAGDTALTTEMKLLAELHNLDYAILPIGGHYTMDVVDAIVASKYIDCDQVIGVHYNTFPPISIDTEDAVAKFKREGKTLLLPKIGETINL; encoded by the coding sequence ATGAAATATACATACTATGGCCAATCGTGCTTTTTAATTGAGGCAGATGGCAAAAAATTTCTTTTCGATCCGTTTATAAAATCAAATCCATTGGCTAAAGATGTAGATACTTCTGCAATTGAGGCCGATTACATTTTGGTTAGTCATGGGCACGGCGACCATGTGGCCGATTTGGTCGAGCTGGCAAAGCAAACCAACGCCGAGGTAATAGCCATGGTTGAAGTAGCAAAATGGATTAAAGAGCAAGGGGTTGATAAGGTAACCGACATCAATTTCGGCACACAAAAGTTTCCTTTCGGAAAATTGCGTACCGTTTGGGCGGTGCACAGCAGCTCTAACCCCGATGGCAGTTACGGCGGAAATCCGGCGGGCTTCGTGTTAGAGCTCGAACGTAAGCAAATTTATTTTGCAGGCGATACGGCACTAACTACCGAAATGAAGTTGCTTGCCGAACTGCATAACTTAGATTACGCCATTTTACCAATCGGCGGACACTACACCATGGATGTAGTAGATGCAATTGTTGCCTCGAAATACATCGATTGCGATCAGGTTATTGGCGTTCACTACAACACTTTCCCGCCGATCAGTATTGATACAGAAGATGCCGTAGCGAAGTTTAAACGAGAAGGCAAAACACTGCTGCTTCCAAAAATTGGCGAAACGATAAATTTATAA
- a CDS encoding YbaB/EbfC family nucleoid-associated protein, which produces MFDKLMAAQQKAEEIKKRLDTISVFGEVENGAIKITATANKSITGVTIDEEFLKNADKEELEELLLTAINKALASAEQVSQTEMQASAKDMLGGLGGMFGQ; this is translated from the coding sequence ATGTTCGATAAATTAATGGCCGCACAGCAAAAGGCCGAAGAAATAAAAAAACGTTTAGATACCATTTCGGTATTTGGAGAAGTGGAAAACGGCGCAATTAAAATTACCGCTACCGCCAACAAAAGCATAACCGGCGTTACCATTGATGAGGAGTTTTTGAAAAATGCCGACAAAGAAGAATTAGAAGAGCTGCTTTTAACCGCAATTAATAAAGCCCTGGCAAGTGCCGAACAAGTAAGCCAAACAGAAATGCAGGCGTCAGCAAAAGATATGCTCGGCGGCCTTGGTGGCATGTTCGGACAGTAA
- a CDS encoding serine hydrolase domain-containing protein → MIFRNSCTALALSIFLLTACSSKKTEEAKAADAKVRVKEDDKADSLLLAYNPAKGDKWIANFVDNLHRKYGFNGNMLVAKDGKILYEKAIGWADYLHRDSLKISSEFELASITKTFTGTAIMQLVEAGKLSLDDNVKKFFPNFPYEGITIKLLLSHRSGMMNYVYFIDDIWRKEKRNMKKGVTNQEVMNIIAEKKPNPYTKPDNRFHYNNSNFMVLGAIIEKVTGQRYSQYMMEHIFKPAGMKNTHVYSTTEYEKVPVDVVGHDRTWRYSVVQNFLDGPVGDKGIYSTVHDLVLYDKYLKNGRLISKKSNDSSYVGRNKPVNGHFNYGYGWRIFEGEKMDQVVYHTGWWHGFRHIYVRDLDKNIVVIFLGNLTNGSLMHLDDLYKHLNMPIIRKGAYHGNGSLPGSDED, encoded by the coding sequence ATGATTTTTAGAAATTCGTGTACAGCATTAGCCCTCTCAATATTTTTATTAACCGCTTGTAGCAGCAAAAAAACGGAAGAAGCCAAGGCGGCCGACGCCAAAGTGCGTGTAAAAGAAGACGATAAGGCAGATAGTCTTTTACTTGCTTACAACCCGGCAAAGGGTGATAAATGGATTGCCAATTTTGTAGATAATTTGCACCGAAAATATGGCTTTAACGGCAATATGCTGGTCGCCAAAGATGGGAAAATACTTTACGAGAAAGCAATCGGGTGGGCCGATTATTTGCACCGCGACAGTTTAAAAATCAGCTCCGAGTTTGAGCTGGCGTCAATTACCAAAACGTTTACCGGCACCGCAATTATGCAGTTGGTAGAGGCGGGGAAGCTATCTTTAGATGATAACGTTAAAAAGTTTTTTCCGAACTTTCCGTACGAGGGCATTACAATAAAACTTTTGCTTAGTCACCGCAGTGGAATGATGAATTACGTTTATTTCATTGACGACATTTGGCGGAAGGAGAAGCGCAATATGAAAAAGGGCGTTACCAACCAAGAGGTAATGAACATCATCGCCGAGAAAAAGCCTAACCCGTACACAAAGCCCGATAATCGATTTCATTATAACAATTCCAATTTCATGGTTTTGGGCGCCATTATAGAGAAAGTAACCGGCCAGCGTTATTCTCAGTACATGATGGAGCATATTTTTAAACCCGCCGGCATGAAAAACACCCATGTGTACAGCACCACAGAATACGAGAAGGTGCCGGTAGATGTGGTGGGCCACGATCGTACCTGGCGATATTCAGTAGTTCAAAACTTTTTGGATGGACCTGTCGGCGACAAGGGAATTTACAGTACCGTACACGATTTGGTACTTTATGACAAGTATCTGAAAAACGGGAGGCTGATCAGTAAAAAGAGTAACGATTCTTCGTATGTGGGGCGAAATAAGCCCGTAAATGGTCATTTTAATTACGGCTACGGTTGGCGGATATTTGAAGGCGAAAAGATGGATCAGGTGGTTTACCATACCGGTTGGTGGCATGGTTTCCGCCACATTTACGTTCGCGATTTAGATAAAAATATAGTCGTAATTTTCTTGGGCAACTTAACCAACGGAAGTTTGATGCATTTAGATGATTTATACAAACATTTAAATATGCCGATTATTCGCAAGGGAGCCTACCACGGAAACGGTAGCTTGCCGGGGAGCGACGAAGATTAA
- a CDS encoding cupin domain-containing protein: MDKEKLIQEAYLVAHKIEENGEFPNNPNLPLMIYKGAFLIHPDETEEAIKKVFAQNGYTNAWVDGIFDYQHYHSNTHEVMGVFCGRADVQFGGEHGVCIELDKGDVVVIPAGVAHRKIKSSDDFTVVGAYPNGSDYNIRYGKPEERPEADEDIAKVKNPDSDPVYGSKGHLFECWYKQNCANV; this comes from the coding sequence ATGGATAAAGAAAAACTGATACAAGAGGCCTACCTTGTTGCACATAAGATAGAAGAAAACGGAGAATTTCCTAATAATCCGAACTTGCCGTTAATGATTTATAAGGGCGCATTTTTAATTCATCCCGATGAAACCGAGGAAGCAATAAAAAAGGTTTTTGCACAAAACGGCTATACCAACGCCTGGGTTGATGGTATTTTCGATTATCAACATTACCACAGCAATACGCACGAGGTAATGGGCGTTTTTTGTGGCAGGGCCGATGTGCAGTTTGGCGGCGAACACGGCGTTTGTATCGAGTTGGATAAAGGCGATGTGGTGGTAATTCCAGCCGGCGTAGCCCACCGGAAAATAAAATCGAGCGACGATTTCACTGTAGTTGGAGCTTATCCAAATGGATCAGATTATAACATCAGATATGGTAAGCCCGAAGAGCGTCCGGAGGCCGATGAAGACATCGCGAAGGTTAAAAATCCCGATAGCGATCCCGTTTATGGCAGTAAAGGCCATTTATTCGAATGCTGGTACAAACAAAATTGCGCAAATGTTTAA
- a CDS encoding YccF domain-containing protein, with translation MSFLGNIIWIIFGGLFIFFEYIIGGLILCLTIVGIPFGIQCFKFAIVGLAPFGVKITDTSSNTGCLSTIMNLIWIFCGGFWIALTHLFFGILLCVTIVGIPFGRQHFKLMNLAFTPFGKSIS, from the coding sequence ATGAGCTTTTTAGGTAATATTATCTGGATTATTTTTGGCGGCCTGTTCATCTTTTTCGAATACATTATTGGCGGCTTAATATTGTGCTTAACCATTGTTGGCATTCCGTTTGGCATTCAATGCTTTAAATTCGCAATTGTTGGGCTAGCTCCGTTCGGGGTAAAAATTACCGATACTTCATCAAACACCGGTTGCCTGTCTACCATTATGAATTTGATCTGGATCTTTTGCGGCGGCTTTTGGATTGCCCTTACGCATTTGTTCTTCGGCATTTTGCTTTGCGTCACCATTGTTGGAATCCCTTTTGGCCGCCAGCATTTTAAATTAATGAACCTGGCATTTACGCCATTTGGCAAATCGATCTCTTAA
- a CDS encoding App1 family protein, with translation MNKSVSVKVYHGYGHKHNLVVYGHVFKHKAKTQQIYSNNIFVNILHLLKLFVLKPYAFVNVRLQFFDQTIYNKAENDGFFRFEWQADRDIAAGWHFVKVDALDDDGNVLNSGEGKVYVPHITQFAFISDVDDTVMISHSATIGRRLRELFIKNPHTRKTFPDAASHYQQLALSHTNTDQPNPFFYVSSSEWNLYDYLIETFKYNKLPDGAFLLNSIKRLKDLIKTGKTGHEGKLLRVMRILDAFPNQKFVFFGDNSQQDPSIYATIVAKYPQNIEAVYIRNIRPEKAAETERLMEQIAQQKVYACLFNTSAEAIQHSKAIGLIK, from the coding sequence ATGAATAAATCTGTTAGTGTAAAAGTTTATCATGGCTATGGCCATAAACATAATTTAGTGGTTTACGGTCATGTTTTTAAGCACAAGGCAAAGACGCAACAGATTTACAGCAACAACATCTTCGTTAACATTTTGCATTTGCTTAAGTTGTTTGTGCTTAAACCCTACGCATTCGTAAACGTGAGGCTGCAGTTTTTCGATCAAACCATTTATAACAAAGCGGAGAACGACGGCTTTTTCAGGTTTGAGTGGCAGGCCGATCGGGATATTGCGGCCGGCTGGCATTTTGTAAAAGTAGATGCGTTAGATGATGATGGCAACGTTTTAAATAGCGGCGAAGGCAAGGTTTACGTGCCCCACATCACACAGTTTGCATTTATATCTGATGTAGATGATACGGTAATGATTTCGCATTCGGCAACTATTGGCCGGCGCCTGCGCGAACTCTTTATAAAGAATCCTCATACGCGAAAAACGTTTCCCGATGCCGCAAGTCATTACCAGCAACTCGCCTTATCGCACACCAATACCGATCAGCCAAATCCGTTTTTTTATGTCAGTAGCAGCGAATGGAACCTTTACGATTACCTGATTGAAACCTTTAAGTATAACAAACTGCCCGATGGCGCCTTTTTACTCAACAGCATAAAGCGCTTAAAAGACCTGATTAAGACGGGCAAGACCGGGCACGAAGGAAAGTTGCTACGGGTAATGCGGATTTTAGATGCTTTCCCAAACCAAAAGTTTGTGTTTTTTGGCGATAATTCGCAACAAGACCCTTCGATTTATGCTACCATTGTGGCAAAGTATCCGCAGAATATCGAGGCGGTTTATATTCGGAACATCCGACCTGAAAAGGCAGCCGAAACCGAACGTTTGATGGAGCAAATTGCACAGCAAAAGGTTTACGCCTGTTTGTTTAATACCAGCGCAGAAGCCATTCAGCATTCTAAAGCAATCGGCTTAATCAAATAA